The Desulfovibrio desulfuricans DSM 642 DNA segment AAAATCCTCCCGTGCCAGCCGCGCTTCGTCCACGGAGCTTGCGCAGGCCCCCCACAAGGGGCCGTGCCCCTTGGTGCGCGAAAGAAGCGGAAAAGTTGCCCAGGCAGCGTAGCCCTTGAGCGCAAGGAGAATCTTGGCCCCGGTGCGCTCCTGAACTGCGCCCAGAGTGGCGGCATTGGCCAGAAGCTGCGCTTCGTCCAGAACAAAACAGGGCGAAGGAATGCGGGCCGGATCGAACAGAAGGTTCTGGCAGTGCATGAATGTTCCTTTGAACAAAAAGAGTTTCAGTATGGTGCCGCTCCCGCGCTGGCTTATGCTTGCCAGATAAAGCGGTCGCGCCCTTCCCGTTTGGCTGTGTAAAGCTGGGCATCGGCCGCGTTGATGAGCGATTCGAGGTCGCTGGCCTTTTGCTCGGCCATGCCGATGGAAACAGAAATGGCTATGCTGAGCGCGCCGATCTGCACTGGTTTTGAACTAACGGAAGTGCGAAAATTTTCAAGCCTTCTGGCAAAGTCGTCTTTATCCATGCTCGGCGCGACCACGCAAAATTCTTCTCCGCCGTAGCGCCCGCAGATGTAGGGAGCGGGAAATTCGTCACGCAGCATGCCGCCAAGCTGCCGCAGGGCAATATCGCCCGCCAGGTGCCCGTAACGGTCATTGACCTGCTTGAAATAGTCAACGTCGATCATTGCGGCGGCCAGGGGGCGGCGGTCTTTTCTTGCCTCGGCCACTGCCTCTTGCGCCTCAGAGAAAAACTGACGGCGCACCAGCAGGTTGGTGAGGGCGTCGCGTTCTGCAAGAGCGCGGTTTTTGCGGATAAGATCCTGTATGTCAAGATTCATGGAAATACGGCACAAAAGCTCCTCAAAGGAGGACGTTTTGAATACGTAATCGTTGGCACCTGACCGCAGAAATTGCGCACCCGCGTCCGTGCCCACAGAAATGACAATAATGGACAGCTCGTCCATGGT contains these protein-coding regions:
- a CDS encoding GGDEF domain-containing response regulator produces the protein MQKVLIVEDSRTTARFMAHNLKEQLGLSYECAENRQQALKLLEDNPSQYFLALCDLNLPDAPNGEIVPAILARNIPVVVVSAHFDEDIYKRLMLQGVTDYIVKRTPDDMMYLMRVVSRLRANSGVEALIVDDSNLWCMQVSELLRRQRITAYTASNGLEALQILKEHPAIRVVLADHYMPGMDGIKLTAAIRKTHTMDELSIIVISVGTDAGAQFLRSGANDYVFKTSSFEELLCRISMNLDIQDLIRKNRALAERDALTNLLVRRQFFSEAQEAVAEARKDRRPLAAAMIDVDYFKQVNDRYGHLAGDIALRQLGGMLRDEFPAPYICGRYGGEEFCVVAPSMDKDDFARRLENFRTSVSSKPVQIGALSIAISVSIGMAEQKASDLESLINAADAQLYTAKREGRDRFIWQA